Proteins encoded in a region of the Megalops cyprinoides isolate fMegCyp1 chromosome 3, fMegCyp1.pri, whole genome shotgun sequence genome:
- the LOC118774388 gene encoding prolactin-releasing peptide receptor-like yields MDTVLEEVLNRVNGTVGDAHLNHSDPADTFPGLQLLLHFKPLFVPLYCLLVVVACVGNAFLLACILVDKKLHNATNFFIGNLAAGDLLMCLSCVPLTASYAFDTRGWAFGRPLCHLVPLLQAATVFVSVLSLTAIAVDRYVVVAHPVRRRISLRGCGAVAVAVWALSLALAAPPSLHTAYLDLRPAGLDLVVCEEFWHGAERLRLIYSCLMLLTSYMIPLLSVSISYCAITAHLRRHCLPGAPSHSQRRWDKKRRKTFSLLVVSVLAFALCWLPLQVFNLILDLDGDFHIVGKRYVNVLQVSCHLVAMSSACYNPFIYASLHSKFRLHLRGYLRPRGRRRGSLLSQHASRHNATCLSLVSEPSAREGREVPPCSTDNSL; encoded by the coding sequence ATGGATACAGTTCTGGAGGAAGTTCTGAATAGGGTTAATGGCACTGTGGGAGACGCCCATCTGAACCATAGTGACCCGGCGGACACGTTCCCTGGCCTCCAGCTGCTTCTCCACTTCAAGCCACTCTTCGTGCCTCTCTACTGCCTCCTAGTGGTGGTGGCCTGTGTGGGCAACGCCTTCCTCCTGGCCTGTATCCTTGTGGACAAGAAGCTGCACAACGCCACCAACTTCTTCATCGGCAACCTGGCAGCAGGAGACCTGCTGATGTGCCTGAGCTGTGTGCCACTGACCGCCTCCTACGCCTTTGACACGCGGGGATGGGCCTTCGGCCGGCCACTGTGCCACCTCGTCCCGCTCCTCCAGGCTGCCACGGTCTTTGTCTCCGTGCTGTCACTCACCGCCATCGCCGTGGACCGCTACGTGGTGGTGGCCCATCCGGTGCGGAGGCGGATCTCCCTGCGTGGCTGCGGGGCGGTGGCCGTCGCCGTTTGGGCACTGTCCCTGGCGCTGGCGGCCCCGCCCTCGCTGCATACCGCCTACCTAGACCTGAGGCCTGCTGGACTGGACCTGGTGGTGTGCGAGGAGTTCTGGCACGGCGCTGAGAGGCTGCGGCTCATCTACTCCTGCCTCATGCTGCTGACCTCTTACATGATCCCACTGCTGTCCGTCAGCATCTCCTACTGCGCCATTACCGCCCACCTGCGGAGACACTGTCTCCCCGGAGCCCCCTCCCACAGCCAGCGCCGCTGGGACAAGAAGAGGCGCAAGACCTTCTCCCTGCTGGTGGTCTCAGTGCTCGCctttgccctctgctggctgccccTGCAGGTGTTCAACCTCATCCTGGACCTGGATGGCGACTTCCACATTGTGGGCAAGCGCTACGTCAACGTTCTGCAGGTCTCCTGCCACCTGGTGGCCATGAGCTCGGCCTGCTACAACCCTTTCATCTACGCCTCGCTGCACAGCAAGTTCCGCCTTCACCTGCGTGGCTACCTGCGGCCCCGCGGCCGGCGGCGGGGCAGCCTGCTGTCCCAGCATGCCTCGCGTCACAACGCCACCTGCCTCAGCCTGGTGTCGGAGCCATCTGCCAGGGAGGGCCGCGAGGTTCCACCATGCAGCACAGACAACTCTCTCTGA